A part of Sparus aurata chromosome 19, fSpaAur1.1, whole genome shotgun sequence genomic DNA contains:
- the rdh12l gene encoding retinol dehydrogenase 12, like, with translation MQSLRSLFSAPWSSTAKLDGKTVVITGANTGIGKETALDLAKRGAKIIMGCRDMEKAEAAVKEIIEGSASQNVSCLKLDLSDSKSIREFAEAINKEPKLDILINNAGVMVCPYGKTADGFEMQIGVNHFGHFLLTYLLIDLIKKSAPARIITVSSMAHSWGSINLEDINSEKSYDKSKAYAQSKLANVLFSHTLAKKLEGTGVTTYSLHPGVVQTDLWRHLNGPQQFVMKMVSPFTKNSVQGAQTTIYCAVEPSLENQTGGYYSDCAPAKCSAAGKDDDLAQKLWELSCRLLSITWE, from the exons ATGCAGTCTCTCAG AAGTCTCTTCTCTGCTCCCTGGTCTTCTACTGCAAAGCTAGATGGCAAAACTGTGGTCATCACTGGTGCCAACACTGGTATTGGCAAAGAGACAGCCCTCGATCTGGCTAAGAGAG GGGCAAAGATCATCATGGGGTGTCGCGACATGGAGAAAGCAGAGGCCGCTGTGAAAGAAATCATCGAAGGCTCAGCCAGCCAGAATGTTTCCTGCCTGAAACTCGACTTGTCGGACAGCAAGTCGATCAGAGAATTCGCTGAAGCCATCAACAAAG AGCCCAAACTCGACATCCTCATCAACAACGCTGGTGTGATGGTTTGTCCATACGGGAAAACAGCAGATGGCTTTGAGATGCAGATCGGTGTCAATCACTTTG GTCACTTCCTGTTGACGTATTTGCTGATTGACCTGATTAAGAAATCGGCTCCGGCCAGGATCATCACTGTGTCGTCCATGGCTCACTCCTGGGGCTCCATCAACCTGGAGGACATCAACAGCGAGAAGAGTTACGACAAGAGCAAAGCCTACGCTCAGAGCAAGCTGGCCAACGTCCTCTTCTCCCACACTTTGGCTAAGAAACTAGAAG GCACTGGTGTGACGACCTATTCCCTCCACCCCGGAGTGGTCCAGACAGATTTATGGCGTCACCTGAATGGCCCTCAACAGTTCGTCATGAAGATGGTCAGCCCGTTCACCAAAAACTCAGTCCAGGGAGCTCAGACGACCATCTACTGCGCCGTGGAGCCATCACTGGAGAATCAGACTGGTGGATACTACAG TGACTGCGCTCCTGCCAAGTGCTCAGCGGCCGGTAAGGACGACGACCTTGCACAGAAGTTGTGGGAGCTGAGCTGTCGGCTGCTGTCGATAACGTGGGAATGA
- the LOC115569696 gene encoding uncharacterized protein LOC115569696, giving the protein MEEAEGGIAVVGIGCNFPGGEGLDNFWKVLVDGRNCSVPIPKERFDLTSWYDPDDSKPGKSRTAKAALIDGFNEFDHKFFGISDSEVEQMDPQQKQLLQCVYRALENAGIPMEKASGTRTGVFFGLMNRDYETNAAHVHPSVINHWTGTGLAMSIAANRVSYTFNFTGPSLSIDCACSSSLVALHLACQSIKQDDCDMAVCGGVNCIIEPRVFVALSKAKMISPEGTSKPFSNRADGYGRGEGCGVVLLKPLKQAIRDNDHIWGIISKTAVNQDGHSVTPITKPSMTQQEELLRRIYSESDLANVQYIEAHGTGTPIGDPTEAGSISNVIAKAKPPGSEMLRIGSVKSNIGHTESAAGVAGLIKVLLMMKHETIVPSAFYSEETASVDAKALNIKVPKEAEKWEDSGARIAGVNNFGFGGTNAHAIVKQHKRSSTKQKNDEKQATFFVMSANSPKSLTLMMEDTVKQLEEGSKVDLDSLLYTSACRRSHLKHKYRKAIVVSSVVDLKEKLGATVGKNIIPSYTDPRLVFVFCGNGVTYHGMCKQLLKREPVFKEKIKEIAKLFQRLGTLNILDTLESEFEDNDFNNPNVVQPLLFAIQVGISCLLRHWGVKPDAILGHSVGEVAAAHCSGLLSLQDAVKVIFFRSTLQCKVTGGKMLVISNMAVSEVTALLPRYSGRICLAAFNSPQSCTLSGDADAIKSLHKELSTSANVQNLFLRVLDVPAAYHSHMMDPILPEIEESIGSLRVNDLDTALFSTVTGKEVQLRDFCTGEYWARNIREPVAFEQAVRSATEGKKNTVFVEIGPRRALQRNIMESLGNDTTVLASVQPDKDHETIMSVVSKLFELGVHVDWNTFYRGHETMPLPIPKYQFDCSDRDVIIGAAQKNTASNHPVLCQTGSESNVFSCDLKSDSSFYLKEHKHNNVPIIPGAFYAELGLAAFMATAKPKVPLSSVQLSVNFHSPFVLTQNSPEMKVQLEQMEKETKFTVLSPSAVYASGTVVSKKERLIEEQCISLPSIYKRCRSVVSSQEFYGYLSQGGFQYGDVFENKGDVHYGGDLKEAFAVVTVPDELQPQLHDYCIHPVVLDFLMQLLPVTVEHIFAGRPGFPAKIGSLTVFEPLQDEMIVYLRAIDVGVDHFEVCGCFAGKEGRVLVEVKNVVIKYLGSRSHVVEEYFYHNDFSVVSESIASATPPRALVFSDRIGITKGLQQHLNSGSRYVSFTHAKDILSHGFPSLLANLKITDIEKNFDEVLFLWGKENLTSLSADVVLQNLASCLETFRQIVLELKRIRFPNSIRAVTYCSSDITVDHISPGFALAGMTRSFAAEIPDLSFQLIDISTVSAKDISALSEVLRSCPCNKYPELVVKDGLILKPSIVRTPPEIIDSSEGSFTSMTSKPYILQTADAHKMSQLSAIHFEEEVQPISDTLVEIRPTKICAHSSDYFPVSASHLKFGQTLYWDKHSSQNHKLLALDLCGTITAVGKDVRKLKVGDHVASCYPVVAGSKVRVPEEVCYSTKRFPFLQRTPCVSYFVLAWEILRRTLPRTKHNLGIVSSVADSALMKVLALTSYKSGWNVVVGTNCNGSFVDANQIDAFVLLPPFDDSLIAKICNFPGVKHVVLICETHAQCLLAQDVFQSVKESVRVQTIQMPVILQKASLSAERPRIYHWLKSLNLSRKFALESFTLQGMKSERIKSLDSEIQQSYFNSKKLAVVSLEKKNSSAQSDIPLLSTKKQLFRKRAVYIVAGGLSGLGFETVKFISQKGGENIVILSRSKPTPDVKQEIHNVEKQCGNYITAMECDISVSESVHKVISVIGQKFPGCPIRGVFHSAVVLHDGLIETLDRSLYEKVLKPKVNGALNLHNATQRCQLDYFVCYSSISAFLGNASQTNYAAANTFLDMFCQYRRKLGLPGQSINWGALNLGLLLNKEHFQRFLEAKGMMVLDVAEIHKSLEQCLVLNRPQQAVCRFHFRNIRYNILSQNVALTLRLSALVEEAFQKTRETESQTKQAQSISPKEYVISLLSETIGMDRNELKDESPLSSLGIDSMQAMTLQNLIFQGRGVNVPLVKLLDPNATLSTVVDILSEGGEGESSSGDPEPLPDGVIKLDSTRL; this is encoded by the exons ATGGAGGAAGCTGAAGGCGGTATTGCAGTGGTAGGCATCGGATGCAATTTTCCTGGGG GAGAAGGGCTTGACAATTTCTGGAAGGTTTTGGTGGATGGGAGAAACTGTTCTGTGCCAATTCCCAAAGAGAGATTTGACTTAACCAGCTGGTATGATCCTGATGACAGCAAACCGGGTAAATCCCGCACGGCCAAGGCTGCACTCATTGATGG gtTCAATGAATTTGACCACAAGTTTTTCGGCATCAGTGACAGTGAAGTGGAACAAATGGACCCTCAACAAAAACAGCTCCTTCAGTGTGTCTACAGGGCTTTGGAAAATGCTGGAATTCCTATGGAGAAGGCCAGTGGGACCAGGACAGGAGTGTTTTTTG GCCTAATGAACAGAGATTATGAGACAAATGCTGCACACGTGCACCCGAGTGTGATCAACCACTGGACTGGCACAGGCCTTGCCATGAGTATCGCAGCAAACAGAGTCTCCTACACCTTCAACTTCACCGGACCCTCGCTGTCCATAGACTGTGCCTGCTCATCATCTCTTGTGGCTCTTCATCTTGCCTGTCAGTCCATTAAACAAG ATGATTGTGACATGGCTGTTTGCGGAGGTGTCAACTGTATAATAGAGCCAAGAGTGTTTGTTGCTCTCAGCAAGGCCAAGATGATCTCACCTGAGGGGACCAGCAAACCTTTCTCCAACAGAGCCGATGGTTATGGTAGAGGAGAGGGCTGTGGTGTTGTTCTCCTGAAGCCTCTGAAACAG GCTATTCGAGACAATGACCATATCTGGGGGATCATCAGCAAAACAGCCGTCAACCAAGATGGACACTCAGTCACTCCAATCACCAAACCTTCCATGACACAACAAGAGGAACTCCTGCGAAGAATCTACTCAGAGTCGGACCTCGCAAATGTCCAGTACATCGAGGCACATGGGACTGGCACCCCAATTGGAGACCCAACAGAGGCAGGAAGCATCTCAAACGTCATTGCGAAAGCCAAACCTCCTGGTTCAGAGATGCTGCGGATTGGCTCTGTGAAGAGCAACATCGGACATACAGAATCTGCAGCTGGAGTAGCCGGACTCATTAAGGTTCTCCTAATGATGAAGCATGAGACCATTGTTCCCTCAGCTTTCTACTCTGAAGAGACTGCAAGTGTAGATGCCAAAGCCCTGAACATTAAAGTTCCCAAGGAAGCAGAAAAGTGGGAAGACTCTGGTGCAAGAATTGCTGGAGTGAATAACTTTGGCTTTGGGGGTACAAATGCACACGCCATCGTCAAACAGCACAAACGGTCAAGTACTAAGCAAAAGAATGATGAGAAACAGGCAACGTTTTTTGTCATGTCAGCAAATTCACCAAAATCTCTTACTCTGATGATGGAAGACACTGTTAAACAGCTAGAGGAAGGTAGCAAAGTTGACCTAGATTCTCTGTTGTACACATCAGCATGTAGGAGGAGCCATCTGAAACATAAATACAGAAAGGCCATCGTGGTTTCATCTGTAGTCGATCTTAAAGAGAAGTTAGGTGCCACTGTAGGCAAAAACATAATCCCGTCCTACACAGATCCAAGATTAGTGTTTGTCTTTTGTGGAAATGGCGTCACTTACCATGGcatgtgcaagcagctactaaAACGGGAGCCTGtattcaaagaaaaaatcaaagagATTGCGAAGCTTTTCCAAAGACTGGGTACGCTGAACATCTTGGACACACTTGAGAGTGAGTTTGAGGACAATGACTTCAATAACCCAAACGTTGTCCAACCACTCCTCTTTGCTATCCAAGTTGGTATTTCCTGCCTGCTCAGACACTGGGGTGTCAAGCCTGATGCAATCCTCGGACACTCTGTTGGCGAGGTTGCAGCTGCTCACTGTTCTGGCCTCCTGTCTCTTCAAGATGCGGTAAAAGTCATCTTTTTCCGCAGCACTCTCCAGTGCAAGGTCACTGGGGGGAAGATGCTTGTGATCAGCAACATGGCTGTATCAGAGGTAACTGCTCTTCTCCCTCGATACTCTGGTAGAATTTGCCTTGCTGCTTTCAACAGCCCGCAGTCCTGCACCCTCTCAGGTGATGCAGATGCAATCAAGAGCCTCCACAAGGAGCTGAGCACCTCCGCTAATGTTCAGAATCTGTTCCTTCGTGTACTGGATGTCCCTGCTGCTTACCACAGCCACATGATGGACCCAATTCTGCCAGAAATTGAAGAGTCAATTGGCTCCTTACGGGTGAATGACCTTGACACAGCGTTGTTCTCAACAGTGACAGGAAAGGAAGTCCAGCTGAGGGATTTCTGCACAGGGGAATACTGGGCTAGAAATATTCGTGAGCCAGTAGCTTTTGAGCAGGCAGTGAGGTCAGCAACTGAAGGAAAGAAGAACACAGTTTTTGTTGAGATAGGGCCAAGAAGGGCACTGCAGAGAAACATCATGGAATCTCTGGGTAATGACACCACTGTTCTTGCATCAGTGCAGCCAGATAAAGATCATGAAACAATTATGTCTGTTGTTTCTAAGTTGTTCGAACTGGGTGTCCACGTAGATTGGAACACCTTCTACAGAGGACATGAGACAATGCCACTACCCATCCCCAAATACCAGTTTGATTGCTCAGACAGAGATGTTATCATTGGAGCAGCCCAGAAAAACACAGCAAGTAATCATCCTGTTCTttgtcagacaggaagtgaaagcaACGTTTTCAGCTGTGATCTGAAGTCTGACTCTTCTTTTTACCTGAAAGAGCACAAGCACAACAATGTGCCCATCATCCCCGGTGCCTTCTATGCTGAGTTGGGTTTAGCTGCATTCATGGCCACTGCCAAACCGAAAGTGCCGCTCAGCTCAGTACAGCTCAGTGTCAATTTTCACAGCCCCTTTGTTTTAACCCAGAATTCACCTGAAATGAAGGTGCAGCTAGAACAAATGGAGAAAGAAACTAAGTTCACGGTACTCTCCCCATCTGCAGTGTATGCATCGGGCACAGTGGTTTCAAAGAAAGAGAGGCTGATTGAGGAGCAGTGCATTTCACTACCCTCCATCTACAAAAGATGCAGGTCAGTGGTGAGCTCACAGGAGTTCTATGGGTACCTCTCTCAAGGCGGCTTCCAGTATGGAGACGTCTTTGAGAATAAGGGGGATGTGCACTATGGGGGAGATCTCAAGGAGGCTTTTGCAGTTGTCACGGTCCCAGATGAACTGCAGCCTCAGTTGCATGACTACTGCATTCATCCTGTTGTGCTAGATTTTCTAATGCAGCTCCTCCCGGTTACAGTAGAGCACATTTTTGCAGGTAGGCCAGGATTTCCTGCCAAAATAGGAAGTTTGACTGTGTTTGAACCCTTGCAAGATGAGATGATTGTCTATCTGAGAGCGATTGATGTGGGCGTTGATCACTTTGAGGTTTGTGGTTGCTTTGCAGGTAAAGAAGGAAGAGTGTTGGTTGAGGTTAAAAATGTGGTAATCAAGTACCTTGGCAGTCGCTCTCATGTGGTTGAGGAGTATTTCTACCATAATGACTTTAGTGTCGTCTCTGAAAGCATCGCATCTGCTACTCCTCCAAGGGCTCTGGTCTTTTCTGACCGTATAGGGATCACTAAAGGCCTTCAACAACATCTGAACTCTGGGTCTAGGTATGTTTCCTTCACACATGCAAAAGATATCTTGAGCCATGGGTTTCCTTCTCTGTTGGCAAATCTCAAAATAACAGATATTGAGAAAAACTTTGATGAGGTCTTGTTTTTGTGGGGCAAAGAGAACCTCACTTCTCTGTCAGCTGATGTTGTCCTGCAGAATTTGGCGAGCTGTCTTGAGACATTCCGCCAAATAGTCCTTGAGCTAAAGCGAATTCGCTTTCCGAACTCCATCAGAGCGGTCACCTACTGTTCATCGGACATCACAGTGGACCACATAAGTCCAGGTTTTGCTCTTGCTGGCATGACCAGATCATTTGCCGCAGAGATACCAGATCTTTCATTTCAGCTGATTGACATAAGCACTGTCTCAGCTAAGGACATTTCAGCTCTGTCTGAGGTCCTAAGATCTTGTCCTTGCAACAAGTACCCAGAGTTGGTGGTGAAAGACGGACTGATTCTGAAACCTTCCATTGTCCGAACTCCACCCGAAATCATTGACAGTTCAGAGGGCAGTTTCACCTCTATGACATCTAAGCCTTACATCCTTCAGACAGCTGATGCACATAAGATGTCTCAACTCAGTGCCATTCACTTTGAAGAGGAGGTCCAGCCAATAAGTGATACACTGGTTGAAATTCGGCCCACTAAGATATGTGCTCATTCTTCGGATTACTTTCCCGTCAGTGCTTCACATCTGAAATTTGGCCAGACACTGTACTGGGACAAACACTCATCACAGAACCACAAGCTTCTGGCTCTTGATTTATGTGGTACTATTACAGCAGTTGGAAAAGATGTCAGGAAATTGAAAGTGGGAGACCATGTTGCTTCCTGTTATCCTGTGGTGGCAGGCAGCAAAGTCAGAGTTCCAGAGGAAGTGTGCTACAGCACCAAGCGGTTCCCATTCCTTCAAAGAACACCCTGTGTGTCTTACTTTGTACTAGCATGGGAGATCCTGCGCCGAACCTTGCCCAGAACCAAACATAACCTTGGAATTGTATCTTCTGTGGCTGATTCAGCTCTAATGAAAGTCTTGGCACTCACCTCTTACAAGTCAGGTTGGAATGTGGTTGTTGGCACTAACTGCAATGGATCTTTTGTAGATGCCAATCAAATAGATGCATTTGTCCTCCTGCCTCCATTTGATGATTCTCTGATTGCTAAAATCTGCAACTTCCCAGGTGTCAAACATGTTGTCTTGATCTGTGAAACGCATGCTCAGTGTTTGCTTGCTCAGGATGTGTTCCAAAGTGTGAAGGAAAGTGTTCGTGTGCAGACAATTCAGATGCCAGTCATTTTGCAAAAGGCATCCTTGAGTGCAGAAAGGCCACGCATTTATCACTGGCTGAAGTCCTTGAACTTGAGTAGGAAATTTGCTCTTGAAAGCTTCACCTTGCAGGGTATGAAATCTGAACGCATAAAGAGCCTTGATTCAGAGATACAACAATCATACTTCAACTCGAAGAAGCTGGCTGTTGTttctctggagaaaaaaaacagcagtgcGCAGTCTGACATACCTCTGCTGTCAACAAAGAAACAGCTTTTCCGAAAGAGAGCAGTGTACATCGTGGCAGGTGGGCTTTCTGGTCTGGGCTTTGAAACCGTCAAGTTCATCTCACAGAAAGGGGGTGAGAACATTGTGATACTCTCCAggagcaagcccacaccagatGTGAAGCAAGAGATACATAATGTGGAGAAACAGTGTGGAAACTACATTACTGCCATGGAGTGTGACATATCTGTGTCTGAGTCTGTGCACAAGGTTATCAGTGTCATCGGCCAGAAATTCCCTGGTTGTCCAATCAGAGGAGTGTTTCACAGCGCAGTTGTCTTGCATGATGGGCTCATTGAGACCCTTGACAGATCTCTTTATGAGAAAGTTCTCAAACCCAAAGTAAACGGTGCACTGAATTTGCACAATGCAACACAGCGCTGTCAGTTGGATTACTTTGTGTGTTACTCCTCCATCTCAGCTTTTCTGGGAAATGCATCCCAAACAAACTATGCAGCCGCCAACACATTCCTTGACATGTTCTGTCAGTACCGGCGCAAACTCGGGCTGCCTGGCCAGTCTATCAACTGGGGAGCTCTAAACCTCGGCCTCCTCTTGAACAAGGAACATTTCCAGCGGTTTCTGGAGGCAAAGGGGATGATGGTGTTGGATGTGGCTGAGATTCATAAAAGTCTGGAGCAATGCCTTGTGCTCAATCGACCCCAACAGGCTGTTTGCAGGTTTCATTTCAGAAACATCAGGTACAACATCCTCTCTCAAAATGTGGCCTTGACCCTGCGCTTGTCCGCACTGGTGGAGGAGGCTTTCCAAAAAACCAGAGAGACAGAATCTCAGACTAAACAGGCTCAGTCCATCTCACCTAAAGAGTATGTCATCTCTCTGCTCAGTGAGACCATTGGCATGGACagaaatgagctgaaagatgaaTCACCTCTTTCATCTTTAGGCATCGATTCCATGCAGGCCATGACTCTGCAGAATCTCATCTTTCAGGGGAGAGGAGTGAATGTGCCATTGGTGAAACTGCTGGATCCCAATGCCACGCTGTCAACAGTAGTAGATATACtgagtgaaggaggagaaggtgaaagTTCCAGTGGGGACCCAGAGCCTCTTCCAGACGGAGTCATTAAGCTTGATTCTACTAGATTGTAA